A genomic segment from Nitrospira sp. encodes:
- a CDS encoding sulfide-dependent adenosine diphosphate thiazole synthase encodes MRKPKPAPLRERDITRHIAREYYKEFDQLIESDVIIVGAGPSGLICAHDLAKMGFRVLIVEQSLALGGGFWSGGYLMNKATICAPAHKILEEVGVPCRQIKECDGMYMVDPPHATGALIAAAYGAGAKIMNLTRVVDLILRRDGVLEGVVVNSTTAEMAGHDIIHVDPIALESKIVVDATGHDAVVVNLLHKRGLYQQVPGNGAMWVSRSEEEVMDRTGEVYESCFVIGLAVAAVFGTPRMGPAFGSMLLSGRYGAELIQKKLKQE; translated from the coding sequence GCCGTTACGCGAGCGCGACATCACCCGCCACATCGCGCGGGAATACTATAAAGAGTTCGACCAGCTTATCGAGAGCGATGTGATCATCGTCGGGGCCGGCCCCTCCGGGTTGATCTGTGCCCACGACTTGGCCAAGATGGGATTCCGGGTCCTCATCGTCGAGCAGAGCCTCGCGCTGGGAGGGGGCTTCTGGTCCGGTGGGTACCTGATGAACAAGGCCACCATCTGCGCACCGGCCCACAAGATTCTCGAAGAAGTGGGCGTGCCTTGCAGGCAGATCAAAGAATGCGATGGAATGTACATGGTCGATCCGCCCCATGCCACGGGCGCCCTGATTGCCGCCGCCTACGGGGCCGGCGCAAAGATCATGAACCTGACCCGCGTGGTCGATCTGATTCTGCGCCGAGACGGCGTGTTGGAGGGTGTGGTCGTGAACAGCACGACTGCCGAAATGGCCGGTCACGACATCATCCATGTCGATCCGATCGCGCTGGAGAGTAAGATCGTGGTGGATGCGACCGGCCACGATGCAGTGGTGGTCAACCTCCTGCACAAACGCGGGCTTTACCAGCAGGTTCCGGGAAATGGCGCCATGTGGGTGTCCCGGTCGGAAGAAGAGGTCATGGACCGGACCGGAGAAGTCTACGAAAGCTGCTTCGTGATCGGATTGGCCGTCGCAGCTGTGTTCGGCACGCCGCGGATGGGGCCTGCCTTCGGCTCGATGCTGCTCTCAGGTCGCTACGGAGCTGAGTTGATTCAGAAGAAGCTGAAGCAGGAGTAG
- a CDS encoding Alkaline phosphatase, producing MATEVEYALMAGRIYQSTRGKINWLPDLLSFGWTERVDKSQSLPSGFEATYFTKGNEIVISFAGTGSNVDWWANAGGFFGVTTEQLRQAADYYLQVKATHPGAIIHLTGHSLGGGLASLMAVFFDESAVTFDQAPFRNSASVSVATSLKAYLLNERGYSQAALQELTNFISAAAGGGIPNNNNVVDFSVQGEILSTASGLRIGTSTSWAHGAPDLSLTTDLHSHALVTAFLQSDRTASGQQSLSDVTFKLPDVVRMIFDSNLYEFSTGTQNTQNTNFIEHLLRHQNGIAGLTVGETVIPADAMLTRFTSDLWKLAQDGGLTMADDAFASVKLVSQTLIAFAMQMYYENTVNATTATKELFTGVSGGIQFDREDVSSSLTTTKGYNLYFHNYLANSFSPGDRDRIESLLPGLRDWYVQAGQSGMDATDTQNRGAFMLGGLGADSLTGGTGTDLLVGNTGFDSLAGGAGADTLLGGTGFDRYYWETGDGHDRIEDADASGVIVVNGQMLLGGVKKSGQTDWENSDGSIRYEMSGTDLVVKLNGQQILTVNEDFQSGQFGIVLRDASSLPQDSGVPTGPFDQIDVGGLENNTYWYSGPQTFAIYGNGGNDEILQIGVDYGNVSPDLLDGGSGDDILGGMFGGDYLIGGSGNDYAWVEDGDIFLGGEDNDRAIADTRISNFTVTSIGAGNHYIDGEAGNDELLGALGVDVLLGGQGDDILRGENRPEGWIAKLTNGFGYSDYAMAAYVSTVGANDYLDGGDGNDLLVGDVGDDTLLGGAGNDILHGESDFAVSLPGNDWLDGGDGDDQLFGGLGADSLIGGNGNDLLAGDYANESGADDMLDGGAGIDELQGGGGNDLLIGGSENDRLFGQDGDDDVLGDAGDDELQGGIGEDALFGGIGADALFGQEGNDSLFGEDGDDLLNGGLGHDDLDGGEGIDDVQGREGDDFLAGGGGNDFLYGDGPDPTVLNLTGGNDVLDGEAGDDQLWGGAGHDELFGGDGADQLVGDVGNDELYGEAGDDLLVGDSPFFPDQTGTDSLYGGDGNDVLQGGGGNDYLEGGTGNDTLNGGNGTDIYLFQLGDRTDTIVDSIGQGNRLVFGEGIAPESVTLGFDTGDTLEIRVGNPGDAVRIVSFGSVVPNAFHPIETFEFADGTILSYSQLVARGFQLFGTVSDDNLVGTELADRIVAGAGNDVVIGGDGADTLLGEDGDDVLQGEAGDDILEGGAGNDRLFGSDGSNVLRGGDGNDVIESTGVGDQLFGGIGDDGYHLRSGSQVIVEEANAGTDTIYLTPAGALTFYAPDNVENVRIEDDVFLDPALQVNMMGNVLDNVLSGSHRLDGQAGNDMLIGLGDNTFVFGRGYGQDTVQTGTQWYAHSGIDTVEFLSDIAPADLVVENHANDLVIKVNGTTDQLTIKSYFASPSTTVDQFVFAGGTLWGLAEIESRVQAFVGSEADDSFYGTVNDDTIQGLGGNDQIRASSGNDMLDGGTGNDFLEGSIGNDRYVFSLGDGQDVIDEQGDVSDVDTLQLVSGITPADVTLRATPDFGSDAILTINGTTDHVTLGGFFLFDSLRVDRIQFSEGTIWDYSAMLAHTEGVTLVGTEDADFLYGNITSDTLSGLGDDDNLNGGAGNDILDGGSGLDTMSGGTGNDVYVVDDPGDVVTESAGQGTDTVQSAITYALGANLEHLTLTGSSAINGTGNALNNVLTGNSAVNVLTGGAGNDTYVVGTGDTVTEASGQGIDTVQSSVTWTLGANLENLTLTGTAAINGTGNTLNNTLVGNSGANVLSGGTGADAMSGGAGDDVYVRDNTGDTVTENSNAGTDTVQSSLTYTLGANVENLTLTGTGAVNGTGNSLNNVLTGNSATNRLTGGAGDDTYVIAAGDTVVESSGGGTDTVQSSVAWTLGANLENLTLIGTAAINGTGNTSNNILAGNGANNTLSGLGGNDTFLYSRGGGQDRVIDNSGASDILAFGATINPLDLVLTRQVNDLRLAIHGSTDSVTIQNWYTSPTTNQIEDLQAGNGQHLLNTKVDQLIQAMAAFGQQTGLTWDQAIDQRPQDVQTVLAANWQ from the coding sequence ATGGCCACCGAAGTCGAATATGCACTGATGGCGGGCAGGATTTATCAAAGCACGCGCGGCAAGATCAACTGGCTTCCCGATCTGCTTTCTTTTGGATGGACAGAACGAGTAGATAAAAGCCAATCCCTGCCAAGCGGTTTTGAGGCAACCTATTTCACCAAAGGCAACGAGATTGTTATCTCGTTTGCGGGTACGGGATCAAATGTGGATTGGTGGGCCAATGCCGGTGGGTTCTTCGGGGTGACGACCGAGCAACTTCGGCAAGCGGCTGATTATTATCTCCAAGTCAAAGCTACCCATCCAGGAGCAATCATTCATCTTACCGGTCATTCCTTGGGCGGTGGGTTGGCTTCATTGATGGCAGTGTTTTTTGATGAGAGCGCCGTCACCTTTGACCAAGCTCCGTTCCGGAACTCCGCCAGCGTGTCGGTCGCGACGTCCCTGAAAGCGTATTTGCTCAACGAGCGGGGTTACAGCCAAGCCGCGTTGCAAGAGCTGACGAATTTCATCAGCGCCGCAGCAGGCGGGGGCATTCCCAATAACAACAACGTGGTTGATTTTAGTGTGCAAGGTGAAATTCTGAGTACAGCCTCTGGTCTCAGGATTGGGACGTCAACCAGTTGGGCCCATGGGGCGCCGGATCTATCGCTGACCACTGACTTGCATTCTCATGCATTAGTCACGGCTTTCTTGCAGAGTGACAGAACAGCGTCGGGGCAGCAGTCATTGAGCGATGTGACGTTTAAACTGCCGGATGTCGTGCGGATGATTTTTGATAGTAATTTGTATGAGTTTTCAACTGGCACGCAAAATACTCAAAACACAAATTTCATCGAGCACCTCCTTCGCCATCAGAACGGCATCGCTGGTTTAACGGTGGGCGAAACCGTGATTCCAGCCGATGCCATGCTCACCCGCTTCACCAGCGACCTCTGGAAGTTGGCGCAGGACGGCGGGTTGACGATGGCGGATGATGCCTTTGCCTCAGTCAAACTGGTCAGCCAGACGCTCATCGCCTTTGCGATGCAGATGTATTACGAGAATACGGTGAATGCCACGACGGCGACGAAGGAATTATTCACGGGCGTATCGGGTGGGATCCAATTCGACCGTGAAGATGTCTCCAGCTCTCTGACGACGACCAAGGGATACAATCTGTACTTCCACAACTACCTGGCCAACTCCTTTTCGCCCGGGGACCGAGATCGGATTGAATCGTTACTGCCGGGATTGCGCGACTGGTACGTGCAGGCGGGACAAAGCGGGATGGATGCGACGGATACGCAGAACCGCGGCGCGTTCATGTTGGGTGGCCTCGGCGCTGATTCGTTGACCGGCGGGACCGGCACCGATCTGCTGGTGGGGAATACGGGGTTCGATAGCCTCGCAGGTGGGGCTGGGGCCGATACGCTACTGGGCGGCACGGGGTTCGACCGTTACTACTGGGAGACCGGCGACGGGCACGACCGGATTGAGGATGCTGATGCGAGCGGTGTGATTGTCGTCAATGGCCAGATGCTTCTGGGCGGCGTGAAGAAATCCGGGCAGACCGATTGGGAAAATTCCGATGGGTCTATCCGGTATGAGATGTCGGGCACCGATCTGGTCGTGAAGCTGAACGGTCAGCAGATCCTGACCGTCAACGAGGATTTTCAGAGCGGGCAGTTCGGCATTGTTCTCCGCGATGCTTCATCTTTGCCACAAGACTCGGGTGTGCCCACCGGTCCGTTCGATCAAATCGATGTCGGCGGTCTTGAAAACAACACATATTGGTACTCCGGTCCACAAACGTTCGCGATCTACGGGAATGGAGGCAATGATGAAATACTGCAAATCGGTGTCGACTATGGCAATGTCAGCCCAGACCTATTGGATGGTGGAAGTGGCGATGACATTTTAGGCGGAATGTTTGGCGGCGATTACTTGATCGGCGGGAGTGGAAATGACTATGCGTGGGTGGAGGATGGAGACATCTTCTTGGGTGGCGAGGACAATGACCGCGCTATTGCTGACACCCGTATCTCGAACTTTACCGTCACGTCTATTGGTGCTGGGAATCACTATATCGATGGGGAAGCTGGAAATGACGAACTCCTGGGTGCGTTGGGCGTCGACGTGTTGCTGGGCGGGCAAGGAGACGACATTCTCCGGGGAGAGAACCGTCCGGAAGGGTGGATTGCAAAACTCACCAACGGTTTTGGCTATAGCGATTATGCGATGGCCGCCTATGTGTCAACGGTAGGAGCGAATGACTACTTGGACGGCGGCGACGGCAATGATTTGCTCGTGGGCGATGTTGGAGACGATACGCTGCTCGGTGGCGCGGGCAATGACATCCTCCATGGGGAATCCGATTTCGCCGTCTCGCTTCCTGGAAATGATTGGTTGGACGGCGGAGACGGGGACGACCAATTGTTCGGCGGCTTAGGAGCGGACAGCCTCATCGGGGGCAACGGAAATGATCTGTTGGCCGGAGACTATGCGAATGAGTCTGGAGCTGATGACATGCTCGATGGTGGGGCCGGCATCGATGAGCTGCAAGGCGGTGGAGGCAACGATCTCCTCATCGGGGGCAGCGAAAATGATCGGCTGTTCGGGCAGGACGGAGATGATGATGTGTTGGGCGATGCGGGGGATGATGAACTCCAGGGTGGGATAGGAGAGGATGCTCTCTTCGGGGGCATCGGCGCCGATGCTCTGTTCGGTCAAGAAGGCAATGATAGCCTTTTCGGTGAAGACGGGGATGATCTTCTCAATGGCGGTCTTGGGCACGATGATCTCGATGGCGGGGAAGGCATCGACGACGTTCAGGGACGTGAAGGCGATGACTTCCTCGCCGGGGGAGGCGGGAACGACTTTCTGTACGGTGATGGCCCTGACCCTACAGTGCTGAATCTTACCGGCGGCAACGATGTGTTGGACGGTGAAGCTGGAGACGACCAACTCTGGGGCGGAGCCGGTCACGACGAGCTATTTGGCGGTGATGGTGCTGACCAGCTCGTCGGTGATGTCGGCAATGATGAACTGTATGGTGAAGCGGGGGACGATTTACTGGTTGGAGATTCACCGTTCTTTCCTGATCAAACCGGGACTGACTCGCTCTATGGTGGCGACGGAAACGACGTGTTGCAAGGTGGGGGTGGCAACGATTACCTGGAAGGGGGAACCGGCAACGATACCCTTAATGGCGGCAACGGTACCGATATCTATCTATTCCAACTCGGCGACAGGACCGACACCATTGTCGATTCTATCGGACAAGGCAACCGTTTAGTTTTTGGAGAGGGGATTGCACCTGAATCGGTGACACTTGGGTTCGATACGGGCGATACGCTGGAAATAAGAGTTGGAAATCCCGGAGATGCCGTTCGGATCGTGAGTTTCGGCTCCGTGGTTCCAAACGCTTTCCATCCGATAGAAACTTTTGAATTCGCCGACGGAACAATTCTCAGCTACAGCCAACTCGTCGCGCGTGGGTTTCAGTTGTTTGGAACGGTTTCGGATGACAATCTCGTTGGGACGGAGCTCGCCGATCGCATCGTGGCCGGTGCAGGCAATGATGTTGTTATCGGTGGTGATGGCGCAGATACCTTATTAGGAGAAGATGGTGATGACGTGTTGCAGGGTGAAGCAGGCGACGACATTCTAGAAGGTGGGGCCGGGAATGATCGGTTATTCGGCAGTGACGGGAGCAATGTGTTGCGCGGAGGGGATGGGAATGATGTTATAGAGTCAACAGGGGTGGGTGATCAGCTTTTCGGCGGAATAGGTGATGATGGGTATCATCTACGATCGGGATCGCAGGTCATTGTTGAGGAAGCGAATGCGGGCACGGATACGATTTATCTCACTCCCGCGGGGGCGCTCACCTTTTACGCTCCCGATAATGTCGAGAATGTCAGAATCGAGGACGATGTGTTCCTCGATCCGGCGTTACAGGTGAACATGATGGGAAACGTCTTGGACAATGTGCTGTCCGGCTCTCATCGGCTGGATGGGCAGGCGGGCAACGACATGCTCATCGGGCTTGGAGACAATACCTTCGTCTTCGGTCGAGGCTATGGGCAAGATACCGTGCAAACAGGTACGCAATGGTATGCGCATAGCGGTATCGATACCGTCGAGTTTCTGTCGGATATCGCACCGGCCGATCTCGTGGTTGAGAACCATGCCAACGATCTGGTCATCAAGGTCAATGGAACCACCGATCAACTGACTATAAAGTCCTATTTCGCCTCGCCGAGCACCACCGTCGATCAGTTTGTGTTTGCCGGCGGCACCCTGTGGGGGCTTGCCGAAATCGAGAGTCGGGTCCAGGCCTTTGTCGGGAGCGAAGCAGACGATTCTTTCTATGGCACCGTCAATGACGACACCATCCAGGGCCTCGGCGGGAACGATCAAATTCGGGCGTCCTCTGGCAATGATATGCTCGACGGCGGGACGGGCAATGATTTCTTGGAGGGCTCCATTGGCAATGATCGCTATGTGTTTAGCTTGGGAGACGGACAGGATGTCATCGACGAACAAGGTGATGTCTCCGATGTGGATACGCTGCAACTTGTGAGTGGAATTACCCCGGCTGATGTCACATTGCGTGCGACGCCTGATTTCGGCAGCGATGCCATCCTGACGATCAATGGGACGACAGATCACGTGACACTGGGCGGGTTTTTCCTGTTTGACTCGCTGCGCGTGGATCGTATCCAATTCAGCGAGGGGACGATATGGGACTACAGCGCCATGCTCGCGCATACGGAAGGTGTGACGCTTGTGGGAACGGAAGACGCCGATTTCCTTTATGGGAATATCACCAGCGATACATTATCAGGACTCGGCGACGATGATAATCTCAATGGCGGGGCGGGCAACGATATCCTTGACGGGGGCAGTGGTCTCGACACCATGAGCGGCGGGACGGGCAACGACGTATACGTGGTGGATGACCCCGGAGATGTGGTGACGGAGTCTGCCGGTCAGGGAACAGATACGGTTCAAAGCGCCATCACATATGCCCTGGGCGCGAATCTCGAGCACCTGACATTGACAGGCTCGTCCGCCATTAACGGCACGGGCAATGCGCTCAATAACGTGTTGACCGGCAACAGTGCCGTAAACGTGCTGACGGGTGGCGCTGGCAACGATACTTATGTGGTCGGAACGGGTGACACGGTGACCGAAGCTTCCGGCCAAGGAATTGACACCGTCCAGAGTTCAGTGACGTGGACGTTAGGGGCGAATCTCGAGAATCTCACGCTGACGGGTACCGCCGCGATCAACGGGACAGGGAATACGCTGAACAACACCCTTGTGGGCAATAGTGGCGCAAACGTGTTGAGTGGTGGCACGGGAGCCGATGCCATGTCCGGCGGCGCCGGCGATGATGTCTATGTCAGAGACAATACCGGGGATACAGTAACGGAGAATTCAAACGCAGGCACGGATACGGTCCAAAGTTCGCTCACGTACACCTTAGGCGCGAATGTGGAGAATCTGACGCTGACCGGAACAGGAGCTGTCAATGGCACCGGTAATTCGCTGAACAATGTGCTGACAGGCAACAGCGCAACGAACAGACTGACCGGTGGAGCAGGAGATGACACCTATGTGATTGCGGCCGGTGACACCGTTGTCGAATCCTCCGGTGGAGGAACTGATACGGTGCAAAGTTCAGTGGCCTGGACGCTGGGCGCGAACCTTGAGAATCTCACATTGATCGGCACGGCGGCGATCAATGGTACAGGAAATACCTCGAATAACATCTTGGCGGGGAATGGCGCCAACAATACTCTCTCCGGGCTTGGCGGTAACGATACCTTCCTGTATAGCCGAGGCGGGGGGCAGGACAGGGTGATCGATAACTCGGGGGCATCCGATATCCTGGCGTTCGGTGCCACCATTAACCCGTTAGATCTCGTCCTGACTCGTCAGGTGAACGATTTGCGGTTGGCGATTCATGGATCAACGGACTCTGTGACCATTCAGAATTGGTATACAAGCCCGACGACCAATCAGATAGAAGATCTTCAAGCTGGTAACGGTCAGCACCTCTTGAATACGAAGGTCGATCAGCTGATCCAGGCCATGGCCGCCTTCGGTCAGCAGACCGGGCTGACGTGGGACCAAGCCATCGATCAGCGGCCGCAGGATGTCCAGACCGTTTTGGCGGCGAATTGGCAGTAA
- a CDS encoding Hemolysin-type calcium-binding region, whose translation MTVELSDYALMAGASYISTRHDVNKFPIPSNWAVITNPDSYARDPNTGFEAISFQRGNEIVISFAGTNPNDGILPPGPDNTANIGLASGVGSVQLLQAAEYYLQVKAANPNATITFTGHSLGGGLAALMGVFFGKQAVIFDQAPFANSAELNLLTPNVAANLKADLLAHGYSEAALQGLTDFLSIRAALPLGEIPNASLVTSINVQGEFLSGVPWNLPDRIGLIRTKHVCAEDLFTSTFDLERSAA comes from the coding sequence ATGACTGTGGAACTTTCCGACTATGCGCTCATGGCTGGTGCTTCCTACATTTCCACCCGTCACGACGTTAATAAATTCCCAATTCCAAGTAACTGGGCAGTCATAACAAATCCAGATTCGTATGCTAGAGATCCGAACACTGGCTTCGAGGCGATTTCCTTCCAGCGCGGCAACGAAATCGTGATCTCCTTTGCCGGCACAAATCCCAACGATGGCATCCTCCCTCCCGGACCGGACAACACCGCGAATATCGGCTTGGCTAGCGGTGTGGGCTCCGTCCAGTTGCTCCAGGCCGCCGAATACTACCTGCAAGTCAAGGCAGCCAATCCCAATGCCACCATCACCTTCACCGGCCATAGTTTGGGCGGGGGGCTCGCGGCCTTGATGGGGGTGTTCTTCGGCAAACAGGCGGTCATCTTCGACCAAGCGCCGTTTGCCAACTCAGCGGAACTCAATCTGCTCACTCCCAATGTGGCGGCGAATCTCAAAGCCGACCTACTGGCTCACGGCTATAGCGAGGCCGCGTTGCAAGGGTTGACCGACTTTCTCAGTATACGCGCCGCCCTACCTCTTGGTGAGATTCCAAATGCCAGTTTGGTGACAAGCATCAATGTGCAGGGGGAATTCTTGTCTGGGGTGCCCTGGAACCTACCGGATCGGATTGGCCTCATTAGGACGAAGCACGTCTGTGCGGAAGATCTCTTCACGTCGACGTTCGACTTGGAAAGGAGCGCAGCATGA
- a CDS encoding Alkaline phosphatase, which translates to MKLVSQTLIAFAMQMYYTETSTSAGYNQELFTDLAADDIGGGGIRFDLADVAADLTDAKRYNLYFHNYLANSFSPGDRDRIESLLPGLRDWYVQAGQSGMNATDTQNRGAFMLGGRGADSLTGGTGADLLVGNTGHDSLTGGVGTDTLLGGTGFDRYYYTTGDGNDRIEDSDADGGMTGSVPLPSLEGFRSRFTFGQIPSGRLQMPHRSEGALDSYRRPLMALSSVKCRGRIW; encoded by the coding sequence GTGAAGCTGGTCAGCCAGACCCTCATCGCCTTTGCGATGCAGATGTACTACACCGAGACGTCGACGAGCGCCGGCTACAACCAAGAACTCTTTACCGACCTGGCTGCTGACGACATAGGCGGTGGCGGGATCCGATTCGATCTGGCGGATGTCGCTGCCGACCTGACTGACGCGAAGAGATACAATCTGTACTTCCACAACTACCTGGCCAACTCCTTTTCGCCCGGGGACCGAGATCGGATTGAATCGTTACTGCCGGGATTGCGCGACTGGTATGTGCAGGCGGGACAAAGCGGGATGAATGCAACCGACACCCAGAACCGTGGCGCGTTCATGCTGGGTGGTCGCGGCGCCGATTCACTGACCGGCGGGACTGGTGCCGATTTGCTGGTGGGGAATACAGGCCATGACAGCTTAACGGGCGGGGTTGGGACCGACACGTTATTGGGCGGCACAGGGTTCGACCGGTATTACTACACCACCGGCGATGGGAACGATCGGATTGAAGACTCGGATGCCGATGGCGGAATGACCGGCTCGGTTCCACTCCCCTCTTTAGAAGGCTTTCGCTCGCGATTCACTTTCGGGCAGATTCCATCCGGCCGACTCCAGATGCCGCATCGGAGCGAAGGAGCGCTTGACAGCTATCGACGGCCTCTTATGGCTCTATCAAGTGTGAAATGTCGGGGACGGATTTGGTGA
- a CDS encoding tRNA-modifying protein YgfZ — protein MKQSRLHEQHQQLGATFDEAAGWSIPAHYGNVGVEHAAVRHAVGLSDLSHRGKLRVTGDDRIKWLQSIISNDILPLQPGQGRYSSFLTHKGKMLGYFRVYIQSDVVWIEDVGEVGDATFQALRKFLLYGTKAKMDNCAESWGLLLVSGPNAAELIVAAFGTDVRSLGLLSQVPTTISGHPALVIRTEETGEQDFEVLMPADSVTAAWEQLMTAGAPFGIKPVGAAARDILRVEAGLPKAGPDLNEEIVPPEANLEEKAFSLSKGCYPGQEVVARMDTYGNVRRHLVGLIVQNQAVPPKGSKLFSGDREVGWISSAVFSPQQKTVLAFGFPLRDFSSPGTTLTVEVEGTRHTATVHVLPFYVRS, from the coding sequence ATGAAACAATCTCGACTCCACGAGCAGCACCAACAACTCGGCGCAACATTCGATGAGGCCGCAGGATGGTCGATCCCAGCCCACTACGGCAACGTCGGGGTGGAACATGCTGCAGTCCGTCACGCCGTCGGCCTTTCGGACCTGTCGCACCGCGGCAAACTCCGAGTGACCGGCGACGATCGCATCAAGTGGCTGCAGAGCATCATCAGCAACGACATCCTTCCGCTGCAACCGGGGCAGGGCCGGTACTCCAGCTTCCTTACCCACAAGGGGAAAATGCTCGGTTATTTTCGGGTGTACATCCAGAGCGACGTCGTGTGGATCGAAGATGTCGGCGAAGTGGGTGACGCCACGTTTCAGGCTTTACGGAAATTTCTCCTCTACGGCACCAAGGCCAAGATGGACAACTGCGCAGAAAGCTGGGGCCTGCTGCTGGTGAGCGGGCCGAACGCCGCAGAATTGATCGTGGCCGCGTTCGGAACGGACGTCCGTTCACTCGGCCTCCTGAGCCAGGTCCCCACCACCATCAGTGGGCATCCGGCATTGGTCATCCGTACCGAAGAAACCGGCGAACAGGATTTTGAGGTTCTCATGCCCGCCGATAGCGTAACCGCCGCCTGGGAGCAGCTCATGACGGCCGGCGCCCCCTTCGGCATCAAACCAGTCGGCGCAGCAGCCAGGGATATCTTGCGGGTCGAAGCAGGTCTCCCCAAGGCAGGACCTGACCTCAATGAAGAGATCGTTCCGCCTGAAGCCAACCTGGAAGAGAAGGCCTTCAGCCTCTCCAAGGGCTGTTACCCAGGGCAAGAAGTGGTGGCCCGCATGGATACGTACGGGAACGTCCGGCGGCACTTGGTCGGTCTCATCGTCCAAAACCAGGCGGTTCCACCAAAAGGATCGAAACTCTTCAGCGGTGATCGTGAAGTGGGCTGGATCAGCAGCGCGGTGTTCTCGCCACAACAGAAGACCGTGTTGGCCTTCGGATTTCCGCTACGGGACTTTTCGTCTCCTGGTACGACGCTGACGGTCGAGGTGGAAGGGACGCGCCATACGGCGACCGTCCATGTGCTCCCGTTCTACGTCCGTTCTTAG
- a CDS encoding Two-component transcriptional response regulator, LuxR family, with translation MMSLDKKANGVWRRSPLMIGPGRKNHTGSDGHALVTAKRRPEDLTAREQEVLRLIWGGHTNRSIAEQLKISVKTAEAHRSNMMKKLRVSNTAQLLKAALERKILHANDEAR, from the coding sequence ATGATGTCGTTAGACAAGAAAGCCAATGGAGTGTGGAGGCGCAGTCCTCTCATGATCGGACCGGGGAGGAAGAATCACACCGGTTCTGACGGTCACGCACTCGTCACGGCCAAGCGCCGGCCTGAAGATCTGACAGCGCGTGAACAGGAAGTCCTTCGTTTGATTTGGGGCGGGCATACCAATCGCAGCATTGCGGAGCAGTTGAAGATCAGCGTAAAGACCGCGGAGGCGCATCGGTCGAACATGATGAAGAAGTTACGGGTGTCCAATACCGCCCAGTTGCTCAAAGCGGCACTGGAGAGAAAGATTCTTCACGCGAACGACGAAGCGCGGTAA
- a CDS encoding Transposase — MRYRVIQEHDRRYPIRLMCRALAVSAAGYYAWRIRPESARSVSDRTTLSVIRVIHRESRETSGSPRIWKALVTQGYRIGEHRVARLMRQDGIRAKTVTKWRATTQSQHRFPVAANTLERAFTVEAPNRVWAGDITYVWPLEGWLYLAVLLDLYSRRVVGWAMSQRITVELTEQALTMALAKRAPTAGLLHHSDRGSQYAATSYQRVLDEYGLIPSMSRKGNCWDNACVESFFGTLKRELVYHRQYATRSEATQDIFEYIEVFYTRQRRHSTLGYHSPAEYEARAAVA, encoded by the coding sequence ATGAGATACCGAGTCATTCAGGAACACGACCGTCGCTATCCGATCCGATTGATGTGTCGAGCCTTGGCCGTCTCGGCAGCGGGCTATTATGCATGGCGTATACGGCCAGAGAGTGCCCGGTCAGTGTCGGACCGGACGACTCTCTCCGTCATCCGGGTGATCCATCGAGAATCCCGCGAAACCTCCGGGAGTCCCCGTATCTGGAAGGCTCTGGTCACACAGGGGTACCGCATTGGTGAGCATCGCGTGGCCCGGCTGATGCGCCAGGACGGGATTCGAGCCAAGACGGTGACGAAATGGCGGGCCACCACCCAATCCCAGCATCGGTTTCCCGTAGCCGCGAATACCCTTGAGCGGGCCTTCACCGTCGAGGCACCCAACCGGGTGTGGGCGGGTGATATCACGTACGTCTGGCCCCTGGAAGGTTGGCTGTATCTGGCCGTCCTGCTGGATCTGTACTCACGCCGAGTGGTCGGTTGGGCCATGAGCCAACGGATCACGGTCGAGTTGACCGAGCAGGCGCTCACCATGGCGCTGGCGAAGCGGGCTCCCACGGCAGGGCTTCTCCACCATTCGGACCGTGGGAGTCAGTATGCCGCAACGAGCTACCAGCGTGTCCTTGATGAATACGGTCTCATTCCCAGCATGAGTCGCAAAGGCAATTGCTGGGACAATGCCTGTGTGGAGAGCTTCTTCGGAACATTGAAGCGGGAACTCGTGTACCATCGGCAGTACGCGACGCGGAGCGAGGCGACACAGGACATCTTCGAGTATATCGAGGTGTTCTATACTCGGCAGCGGCGCCACTCGACCCTCGGCTATCACTCCCCAGCCGAGTACGAAGCAAGGGCCGCTGTCGCGTAA